In Euphorbia lathyris chromosome 9, ddEupLath1.1, whole genome shotgun sequence, the following are encoded in one genomic region:
- the LOC136206377 gene encoding ATP-dependent Clp protease proteolytic subunit-related protein 3, chloroplastic, which translates to MATCLRALPMNYSIPSSIHNSHSVKNRNLRINCCSIGARNSAKIPMPPLNPKDPFLSRLASVAANSPETLLERPVSSESPPYLDIFDSPQLMATPAQVERSVSYNEHRPKKPPPDLPSLLLHGRIVYIGMPLVPAVTELIVAELMYLQWTDPKEPIYLYINSTGTTRDDGETVGMETEGFAIYDSMMQLKNEIHTVAVGAAIGQACLLLAAGTPGKRFMMPHSKAMIQQPKVPSSGLISASDVLIRAQEAVTNRNTLVELLAKHTGNSVETVANVMKRPYYMDATRAKEFGVIDKVLWRGQEKIMSEVIPPEEWDRLAGIKIPDPF; encoded by the exons ATGGCTACGTGCTTACGAGCACTGCCTATGAACTATTCCATACCATCTTCCATTCATAATTCTCATTCAGTCAAAAATAGAAATCTCAGAATCAATTGTTGTTCAATCGGTGCAAGAAATTCAGCTAAAATTCCCATGCCTCCGTTAAACCCTAAAGACCCCTTCCTATCAAGGCTTGCATCCGTTGCTGCGAATTCACCCGAAACTCTTCTCGAACGGCCTGTAAGTTCTGAGTCGCCACCGTATCTTGACATCTTCGACTCGCCTCAGCTCATGGCCACTCCTGCACAA GTGGAAAGGTCAGTGTCATACAATGAGCACAGGCCTAAGAAGCCACCACCGGATTTACCTTCATTGCTACTTCACGGAAGGATAGTTTACATTGGCATGCCT TTGGTGCCTGCAGTCACAGAGCTTATCGTTGCAGAATTGATGTACTTGCAGTGGACGGATCCCAAAGAACCAATATATCTGTACATAAATTCCACAGGAACAACTCGTGATGATGGAGAAACA GTGGGGATGGAAACAGAGGGTTTTGCTATCTACGATTCAATGATGCAATTAAAAAATGAG ATACATACGGTGGCAGTTGGGGCTGCTATcggtcaggcttgtcttctacTTGCAGCAGGAACACCAGGCAAACGATTTATGATGCCGCATTCAAAAG CCATGATCCAGCAGCCTAAGGTTCCATCTTCAGGACTAATATCTGCTAGTGATGTTCTTATACGTGCACAAGAG GCAGTAACCAACAGGAACACCCTGGTTGAACTTCTGGCCAAGCACACTGGAAAT TCTGTGGAGACCGTGGCTAACGTGATGAAAAGACCGTATTATATGGACGCTACGAGAGCTAAAGAATTCGGGGTCATCGACAAA GTACTTTGGCGCGGTCAGGAAAAGATAATGTCGGAAGTTATTCCTCCGGAAGAATGGGACAGGTTGGCCGGAATCAAAATTCCAGATCCCTTTTAG
- the LOC136205698 gene encoding REF/SRPP-like protein At3g05500 — MAEGNTNLQQQQQIVTNEEEQRLKYLEFVQIAAIYAVMSFSNLYLYAKDKSGPLKPGVETVEGTVKSVVGPVYDKFHDVPIEVLKFVDRKVDESVTKLDNRVPPVVKQVSSQAYSVARDAPVAARAVASEVQRTGVKRTASDLAKNLYSKYEPKAKELYTKYEPKAEECAVSAWRKLNQLPLFPHVAQVVVPTAAYCSEKYNQTVVTTAEKGYRVSFYLPLVPTERIAKVFKEKAPESVPVIAVSE, encoded by the exons ATGGCCGAAGGAAACACCAATttgcaacaacaacaacagaTTGTT ACTAATGAGGAGGAACAGAGGCTCAAGTATTTGGAGTTCGTGCAAATTGCTGCTATCTATGCTGTGATGTCCTTCTCAAACCTCTATCTCTATGCCAAAGACAAGTCTGGGCCATTGAAGCCTGGTGTTGAGACTGTTGAGGGCACAGTCAAGAGCGTGGTTGGACCTGTTTATGACAAGTTCCATGATGTTCCCATTGAGGTTCTCAAATTTGTTGATCGCAAG GTTGATGAATCTGTCACTAAACTAGACAACCGTGTGCCACCAGTTGTGAAGCAGGTATCATCCCAGGCATACTCAGTGGCTCGTGATGCCCCAGTAGCAGCTCGTGCCGTGGCTTCTGAAGTTCAGCGAACTGGGGTGAAGCGAACTGCATCTGATTTGGCAAAAAATCTGTACAGCAAGTACGAACCCAAGGCAAAGGAGCTCTATACCAAGTACGAGCCAAAAGCAGAAGAGTGTGCTGTCTCAGCCTGGCGAAAACTTAACCAGCTGCCGCTGTTCCCACATGTAGCTCAGGTTGTTGTGCCAACAGCAGCTTATTGTTCTGAGAAGTACAACCAGACAGTAGTTACTACTGCTGAGAAAGGTTACAGGGTGTCCTTCTACTTGCCCTTGGTGCCTACTGAGAGAATTGCTAAGGTGTTTAAGGAGAAGGCTCCGGAATCTGTTCCAGTGATTGCAGTCTCCGAGTGA